A single Rhopalosiphum padi isolate XX-2018 chromosome 4, ASM2088224v1, whole genome shotgun sequence DNA region contains:
- the LOC132929721 gene encoding protein glass-like, with the protein MDWCAGGEDLLGDPTLLVAAGMLHGPTQFCTDTCCTPGLEQPNEQTVQFQQPAIVTVGGSYSKPCGDMADVLMSLKHTVPTPQSSVDEQHHQHDQAYGLSANHNDDSQPLVDYGGSSYGDQTCWTTLGGGHQQQQVQQHQFPSMSVNVSMNMTMHGYAPIHGDAQFGCQPVGWTLPASPSPVHHHHHHHHGSVHHQGLLSPLVSMGTGGYQSGATYSFTADFRPQDPISSQLPPPPFACNIQPAAPAQSSSSSAAMIDDDCKDLKPCAEILMSVSGCGMGGAECSPVGSATIGEDGCRPNMCRICGKTYARPSTLKTHLRTHSGEKPYRCDDCNKSFSQAANLTAHVRTHSGEKPFRCQICDRRFSQSSSVTTHMRTHSGERPYRCRLCKKAFSDSSTLTKHLRIHSGEKPYQCKLCLLRFSQSGNLNRHMRVHSGMNGADILLPV; encoded by the exons ATGGATTGGTGCGCAGGTGGCGAAGATCTGCTGGGCGACCCTACGCTGCTGGTGGCTGCGGGGATGCTGCACGGGCCAACGCAATTCTGCACAGACACTTGCTGTACGCCCGGACTAGAACAGCCCAACGAGCAAACAGTTCAGTTCCAGCAACCGGCAATCGTTACAGTCGGCGGTTCATacag CAAACCGTGTGGAGACATGGCCGATGTATTAATGTCTCTTAAACACACCGTGCCAACTCCACAATCCTCAGTAGACGAACAACATCATCAGCATGACCAGGCGTATGGACTGTCTGCCAATCACAAC GACGATTCACAACCGCTGGTCGACTATGGCGGTTCGTCGTATGGCGATCAGACGTGTTGGACCACGCTCGGAGGCGGCCACCAGCAGCAACAGGTCCAACAACACCAATTCCCTAGCATGAGCGTGAACGTCAGCATGAACATGACTATGCACGGGTACGCTCCGATACACGGGGACGCTCAGTTCGGATGTCAACCg GTCGGGTGGACTCTGCCGGCATCACCGTCTCCAGTgcaccatcaccaccaccaccatcacgGCTCGGTGCACCACCAAGGTCTGTTGAGTCCATTGGTGTCTATGGGTACCGGCGGTTACCAGTCGGGTGCCACGTATTCCTTCACCGCCGATTTCCGGCCACAGGACCCGATATCATCGCAACTACCACCGCCGCCGTTCGCGTGCAACATACAACCGGCTGCGCCCGCGCAATCCTCGTCATCGTCTGCAGCGATGATCGACGACGATTGCAAGGACCTGAAACCTTGCGCCGAAATCCTGATGTCGGTAAGCGGCTGCGGCATGGGCGGCGCCGAGTGTTCTCCGGTCGGGTCAGCGACCATCGGCGAGGATGGCTGTCGGCCGAACATGTGCCGGATATGCGGCAAGACGTACGCCCGTCCCAGCACGCTCAAGACCCACCTGCGCACGCACTCTGGTGAAAAACCGTACCGGTGCGACGATTGCAACAAGTCATTCAGCCAGGCGGCGAACCTGACGGCGCACGTGCGTACACATTCCGGCGAAAAGCCGTTCCGGTGCCAGATATGCGATCGGCGGTTCTCGCAGTCGTCGTCGGTCACGACCCACATGCGCACCCACTCGGGCGAGCGGCCGTACCGATGCCGGTTGTGTAAGAAAGCGTTCAGCGACTCGTCCACGCTCACCAAACACCTGCGGATACATTCGGGCGAAAAACCATACCAGTGCAAGCTGTGCCTACTCCGGTTCTCGCAGTCCGGAAATTTGAACAGGCATATGCGCGTCCACAGCGGCATGAACGGCGCCGACATTTTGTTGCCTGTATAA
- the LOC132929443 gene encoding C-terminal-binding protein isoform X2, with product MDKRKMITKRTRIDTTIRGAGSGAGAITNGPIQTRPLVALLDGRDCSIEMPILKDVATVAFCDAQSTSEIHEKVLNEAVGALMWHTIVLTKEDLEKFKTLRIIVRIGSGVDNIDVKAAGELGIAVCNVPGYGVEEVADTTLCLILNLYRRTYWLAQMVREGKKFTGPEQVREAAQGCARIRGDTLGIVGLGRIGSAVALRAKAFGFNVIFYDPYLPDGIEKSLGLTRVYTLQDLLFQSDCVSLHCTLNEHNHHLINEFTIKQMRPGAFLVNTARGGLVDDDALATALKQGRIRAAALDVHENEPFNVLQGPLKDSPNLLCTPHAAFYSDASCTELREMAASEIRRAIVGRIPECLRNCVNKEYFPAPTTYPHQAGVASVASAAAVAAAAAAVANPDAMNGGYYAGAGTGSLPVQQAHSTTAHDNVPGSGSAPPPPSQQAPPSSQSAPPTSVLPHSLFVNTQLPYTSGQNDRDSTNNVSQSSPSLTYRSAV from the exons ATGGACAAACGGAAAATGATTACAAAAAGAACACGAATCGATACAACTATACGAGGTGCTGGATCTGGCGCTGGAGCAATTACCAATGGACCTATACAAACTAGGCCGTTGGTCGCCTTGTTGGACGGCAGAGATTGTTCAATAGAAATGCCCATACTCAAAGATGTGGCTACTGTTGCCTTTTGTGATGCCCAATCCACTTCTGAAATCCATGAAAag GTATTAAACGAAGCTGTTGGTGCCTTAATGTGGCATACCATTGTTCTTACAAAAGAagatttagaaaaatttaaaacgctCAGAATTATTGTACGAATAGGAAGTGGAGTTGATAATATTGATGTCAAA gcTGCTGGTGAATTAGGTATAGCAGTTTGTAATGTACCTGGTTATGGAGTAGAAGAAGTGGCAGACACAACATTATGCTTGATTTTGAACCTTTACCGTAGAACCTATTGGTTAGCTCAAATGGTGCGGGAAGGAAAAAAATTTACTGGGCCTGAACAAGTACGAGAAGCCGCTCAAGGATGTGCACGTATTCGAGGAGATACTTTAGGAATTGTTGGCTTGg GTCGTATTGGCTCAGCAGTTGCATTAAGAGCAAAAGCTTTTGGCTTTAATGTTATATTCTATGATCCTTACTTACCAGATGGAATTGAAAAGTCCTTAGGATTGACTCGAGTTTATACActtcaa gatttattGTTCCAATCTGATTGTGTGTCGTTGCATTGTACTCTGAATGAACATAATCATCATCTTATAAACGAGTTTACCATTAAACAAATGAGGCCAG gggCTTTCCTTGTAAACACAGCTCGAGGTGGCTTAGTTGACGATGATGCACTTGCGACCGCATTGAAACAAGGACGTATTAGAGCAGCTGCCTTAGATGTTCATGAAAATGAACCTTTCAATGTACTTCAAG gACCATTAAAAGATTCTCCAAATTTACTATGCACTCCACATGCTGCATTTTATTCAGACGCTAGTTGTACAGAACTAAGAGAAATGGCTGCTAGTGAAATCCGTAGAGCAATTGTAGGTCGAATACCCGAATGTCTTCGTAATTGCgtcaataaagaatattttccTGCTCCAACTACCTATCCACATCAAGCAGGAGTTGCAAGCGTTGCATCAGCAGCTGCTGTAGCTGCAGCAGCTGCCGCAGTAGCTAATCCCGATGCTATGAACGGAGG atATTATGCGGGTGCTGGCACAGGATCTTTACCAGTACAGCAAGCACATTCTACTACTGCACATGATAATGTGCCTGGCTCAGGGTCAGCACCACCACCTCCTTCACAACAAGCGCCACCAAGCTCCCAGTCAGCTCCACCCACTTCAGTTCTGCCACATTCATTA tttgTTAACACCCAGCTTCCATACACTTCTGGACAAAACGACCGTGACAGTACAAATAATGTGAGCCAGAGTAGTCCGTCCCTGACTTATAGGTCTGCTGTTTGA